The Streptomyces sp. NBC_01244 genome contains a region encoding:
- a CDS encoding LysR substrate-binding domain-containing protein, with amino-acid sequence MYDPVQLRTFLTVAQTLSFTQAAARLGVRQSTVSQHVRRLEEATGRPLFLRDTHSVELTEDGEALLGFARSILEANERAAAFFAGTRIRGRLRFGASEDFVLTRLPEILEAFRHEHPEVELELSVELSGTLHERLDAGRLDLVLAKRRGDGDERGRLVWRDRMVWIGAEGLRVDPDRPVPLIVFPPPGITRARALDVLQADGRPWRIACTSGSLSGLIAAARAGLGVMAHTRGLIPPGLVRVNGLPDLGTVEFALLRGPRGSAAAEALAAAILSGADRLTRTA; translated from the coding sequence GTGTACGACCCCGTTCAGCTGCGCACCTTCCTCACCGTCGCCCAGACCCTGAGCTTCACGCAGGCCGCCGCCCGGCTCGGCGTGCGCCAGTCCACGGTCAGCCAGCACGTGCGCCGGCTGGAGGAGGCCACGGGCCGGCCCCTCTTCCTGCGCGACACGCACAGCGTGGAGCTCACCGAGGACGGCGAGGCGCTGCTCGGTTTCGCCCGCTCGATCCTGGAGGCCAACGAGCGCGCGGCGGCCTTCTTCGCGGGGACGCGGATCCGGGGCCGGCTGCGCTTCGGCGCCTCGGAGGACTTCGTGCTGACCCGGCTGCCGGAGATCCTGGAGGCCTTCCGGCACGAGCACCCGGAGGTGGAGCTGGAGCTGTCCGTGGAGCTGTCGGGAACCCTGCACGAGCGGCTGGACGCTGGCCGGCTGGACCTCGTACTCGCCAAGCGGCGCGGGGACGGCGACGAGCGGGGACGGCTGGTGTGGCGGGACCGGATGGTGTGGATCGGGGCGGAGGGGCTGCGGGTGGACCCGGACCGGCCGGTCCCGCTGATCGTCTTCCCGCCGCCGGGGATCACGCGGGCCCGGGCGCTGGACGTGTTGCAGGCCGACGGGCGGCCGTGGCGGATCGCCTGTACGAGCGGCAGCCTGAGCGGCCTGATCGCGGCGGCGCGTGCGGGGCTCGGCGTGATGGCGCATACGCGCGGGCTGATCCCGCCGGGCCTGGTCCGGGTCAACGGCCTGCCGGACCTCGGCACGGTGGAGTTCGCACTCCTGCGCGGCCCCCGCGGCTCGGCCGCCGCGGAAGCCCTGGCCGCAGCCATCCTGTCGGGCGCGGACCGCCTGACCCGAACCGCGTAG
- a CDS encoding NADPH-dependent F420 reductase yields the protein MKIAVLGTGEVGQRLAGKLLSVGHQVTMGSRTADNADAVRWAAGTGGAHGTFAEAATSAELVVNATGGLVSLAVLEAAGAGNLRGKTVVDVSNALDFSEGFPPKVVTPDGRSVAEQLQKAFPEARIVKTLNTMNNAVMVEPGRVPGHHTVFVSGDDAGAKAETTALLRSFGWAPGQITDLGDLSSARATEALMALWLRLYGVLGPVDFNLSVVTAQGTS from the coding sequence ATGAAGATCGCGGTACTGGGGACCGGTGAGGTCGGGCAGCGGCTGGCGGGGAAGCTGCTCTCGGTCGGACACCAGGTCACGATGGGGTCCCGCACGGCGGACAACGCCGATGCCGTGCGGTGGGCCGCCGGGACGGGTGGCGCCCACGGAACCTTCGCCGAGGCCGCCACCTCCGCCGAGCTCGTCGTCAACGCCACCGGCGGACTGGTCTCGCTCGCCGTACTGGAGGCCGCCGGGGCCGGCAACCTCCGGGGGAAGACCGTCGTCGACGTCTCCAACGCGCTGGACTTCTCCGAGGGGTTCCCGCCGAAGGTGGTCACCCCGGACGGCCGCAGCGTCGCCGAGCAGCTCCAGAAGGCCTTCCCCGAGGCGCGGATCGTCAAGACGCTCAACACCATGAACAACGCCGTCATGGTCGAGCCCGGCCGGGTGCCCGGCCACCACACCGTGTTCGTGAGCGGCGACGACGCCGGTGCCAAGGCCGAGACCACGGCGCTCCTGCGCTCCTTCGGCTGGGCGCCCGGGCAGATCACCGATCTCGGCGACCTGTCGAGCGCCCGGGCCACCGAAGCTCTGATGGCGCTCTGGCTGCGCCTCTACGGGGTGCTCGGCCCGGTGGACTTCAACCTCTCCGTGGTCACGGCCCAGGGCACGTCCTGA
- the fdhD gene encoding formate dehydrogenase accessory sulfurtransferase FdhD: protein MGRVTERRRVVRIRGGVAGARADTLVAEEPLEIRLNGKPLAITMRTPGDDFALAVGFLASEGVLASASDVRAVTYCEGAAEDGTNTYNVVNVQLAAGVPVPDITLERNVYTTSSCGLCGKASLDAVRTATRFPGLADDPVRVGARLLGELPDRLRAEQKVFERTGALHGAGLFSAGGELIDVREDVGRHNAVDKIVGRALQAGRLPLAGSVLLVSGRASFELAQKAVMAGIPVLAAVSAPSSLAVDLALESGLTLVGFLRDGDMNIYAGEERIDLTA, encoded by the coding sequence ATGGGACGGGTCACCGAACGCCGTCGCGTCGTCCGGATCCGGGGCGGCGTGGCAGGGGCCCGGGCGGACACGCTGGTGGCCGAAGAGCCGCTGGAGATACGGCTGAACGGCAAACCGCTGGCCATCACGATGCGCACGCCGGGTGACGATTTCGCGCTGGCCGTGGGTTTCCTGGCCAGCGAGGGAGTGCTCGCCTCGGCCTCGGACGTCCGGGCCGTGACCTACTGCGAGGGCGCCGCCGAGGACGGAACGAACACCTACAACGTGGTGAACGTACAGCTCGCCGCCGGAGTTCCGGTGCCGGACATCACGCTGGAGCGGAACGTCTACACCACCTCCTCGTGCGGCCTGTGCGGGAAGGCCAGCCTGGACGCGGTGCGCACCGCGACCCGGTTCCCGGGGCTCGCGGACGATCCCGTACGGGTGGGCGCGCGGCTCCTCGGGGAGCTGCCGGACCGGCTGCGCGCGGAGCAGAAGGTCTTCGAGCGCACGGGCGCCCTGCACGGCGCCGGGCTGTTCTCGGCGGGGGGCGAGCTGATCGACGTACGGGAGGACGTGGGCCGGCACAACGCGGTGGACAAGATCGTCGGGCGGGCTCTGCAAGCCGGCCGGCTGCCGCTGGCGGGTTCGGTGCTGCTGGTGTCGGGGCGGGCTTCCTTCGAGCTGGCGCAGAAGGCGGTGATGGCGGGCATCCCCGTGCTGGCGGCCGTTTCCGCTCCGTCCTCGCTCGCGGTGGACCTGGCGCTGGAGTCGGGGCTGACGCTGGTCGGGTTCCTGCGGGACGGGGACATGAACATCTACGCGGGCGAGGAACGGATCGACCTGACGGCGTGA
- a CDS encoding agmatine deiminase family protein, with amino-acid sequence MNEHVVRPLDRRGFLAAAGLTAAGAALASVGGQAFAAVRPAAAAAGGFVVPCETVRHTRTWMAWPDSSAIWGNKLSGVQANIGLIAKTIAKYEPVVMCANPASVSKAKSACGSAVTVISTIPVDDCWFRDSGPVFRTNGAGGLDAIGTNFNGWGNKQTHARDTLVAGRVAAYAGVAFSTTGFVGEGGSVETDGAGTLMATRSSLINSNRNPNMSQAQLEAAMCAAYGASKVIWFKGISGQDITDDHVDATSRFLEDGKALVQMPLASDNDIWAKDAREQYQILSTATDAQGRPIAVTKLQGPDYDKIRSTNPDFVGSYANYYVCNGAVISAQFGDTRADTAAKATLQRLFPGRVVVQLNIDSLGAGGGGIHCVTQQQPVA; translated from the coding sequence ATGAACGAGCACGTCGTACGGCCGCTGGACAGACGGGGTTTCCTGGCGGCGGCGGGCCTCACCGCCGCCGGAGCCGCCCTGGCATCGGTCGGCGGGCAGGCCTTCGCGGCCGTCCGCCCGGCGGCCGCGGCCGCCGGGGGCTTCGTCGTACCGTGTGAGACCGTCCGGCACACCCGGACCTGGATGGCGTGGCCGGACAGCTCCGCCATCTGGGGCAACAAGCTCTCGGGTGTCCAGGCGAACATAGGGCTCATCGCGAAGACCATCGCGAAGTACGAGCCGGTCGTGATGTGCGCCAACCCCGCGAGCGTCTCGAAGGCCAAGAGCGCCTGCGGGTCGGCGGTGACCGTCATCAGCACAATCCCCGTCGACGACTGCTGGTTCCGTGACAGCGGCCCGGTGTTCCGTACCAACGGGGCGGGCGGCCTGGACGCGATCGGCACCAACTTCAACGGCTGGGGCAACAAGCAGACCCACGCCAGGGACACCCTGGTGGCCGGCCGCGTCGCGGCCTATGCCGGGGTCGCGTTCAGCACCACCGGGTTCGTCGGCGAGGGCGGCTCGGTGGAGACGGACGGCGCCGGCACGCTCATGGCGACGCGCAGTTCCCTCATCAACTCCAACCGCAACCCCAACATGAGCCAGGCGCAGCTGGAAGCGGCCATGTGCGCCGCCTACGGCGCGTCCAAGGTCATCTGGTTCAAGGGCATCTCCGGCCAGGACATCACCGACGACCACGTCGACGCCACGTCCCGGTTCCTCGAGGACGGCAAGGCCCTGGTGCAGATGCCGCTCGCGAGCGACAACGACATCTGGGCGAAGGACGCGCGCGAGCAGTACCAGATCCTGTCCACCGCCACCGACGCCCAGGGCCGCCCCATCGCGGTCACCAAGCTCCAGGGCCCCGACTACGACAAGATCCGGTCCACGAACCCCGACTTCGTGGGCTCCTACGCCAACTACTACGTGTGCAACGGCGCGGTCATCTCCGCGCAGTTCGGCGACACCAGGGCCGACACCGCGGCCAAGGCCACCCTCCAGCGGCTGTTCCCCGGCCGGGTCGTCGTGCAGCTCAACATCGACAGCCTCGGCGCGGGCGGTGGCGGCATCCACTGCGTGACCCAGCAGCAGCCGGTCGCGTAA
- a CDS encoding ABC transporter ATP-binding protein, whose amino-acid sequence MRNPTGTSADTAAGTTGTTGTRKTVLEALGLHRTYGSVRAVDDVSFRLAEGGSLGIVGESGSGKTTTARIVVGLEYADEGRVLIHGRDRGEHARGKARRLARAREVQMVFQDPFLSLDPRTTVGAALRETLALHFPGTDHTRRITELLDQVGLGSREADALPRQLSGGQRQRVAIARALAVEPAVLVLDEAVAALDVSVQAQILNLLFDIREQTGIGYLFITHDLGVVRCVTDDVIVMRSGRIVESGPTARVLADPQHPYTRLLLESVPRPGWDPRSIAAARRAL is encoded by the coding sequence ATGAGAAACCCCACTGGCACGAGCGCCGACACCGCAGCGGGCACGACCGGCACGACCGGCACGAGGAAGACCGTCCTGGAGGCCCTGGGCCTGCACCGGACCTACGGGAGCGTCCGGGCCGTGGACGACGTGTCGTTCCGGCTGGCCGAGGGCGGCTCCCTGGGCATCGTCGGCGAGTCCGGTTCGGGCAAGACGACCACGGCCCGCATCGTCGTGGGCCTGGAATACGCGGACGAGGGCCGGGTGCTGATCCACGGCCGCGACCGGGGCGAGCACGCGCGCGGCAAGGCGCGCCGCCTCGCACGGGCCCGTGAGGTCCAGATGGTCTTCCAGGACCCCTTCCTGTCCCTGGACCCGCGCACCACCGTGGGCGCGGCCCTGCGGGAGACCCTCGCCCTGCACTTTCCCGGCACCGACCACACGCGCCGGATCACCGAACTGCTCGACCAGGTCGGCCTCGGCTCCCGCGAGGCGGACGCGCTGCCCCGGCAGCTGTCGGGAGGACAGCGCCAGCGCGTCGCGATCGCCCGCGCGCTGGCGGTCGAGCCGGCCGTCCTCGTCCTCGACGAGGCGGTGGCCGCCCTGGACGTCTCGGTGCAGGCGCAGATCCTGAACCTGCTCTTCGACATCCGCGAACAGACCGGCATCGGCTACCTCTTCATCACCCATGACCTCGGAGTCGTGCGCTGCGTGACCGATGACGTGATCGTCATGCGGAGCGGCCGGATCGTCGAGTCGGGCCCGACGGCGCGGGTACTCGCCGACCCCCAACACCCCTACACGCGCCTGCTCCTGGAATCCGTACCCCGTCCGGGGTGGGACCCGAGGAGCATCGCCGCCGCGCGTCGCGCCCTGTGA
- a CDS encoding (2Fe-2S) ferredoxin domain-containing protein translates to MTWIRPLSAHAPRPCTLVVCRGCCCGDPRKNPGTDHAGQLARLNEAAVASGGRLAVRTSDCLGPCAQANVIVVQPTTEARRRGARAVWFGWALDDTATDEVIAWAEAGGPGVTPLPATLDLHRIDPPDPKPAEPASRRGRRKR, encoded by the coding sequence GTGACCTGGATACGCCCGCTCTCCGCCCACGCCCCGCGCCCCTGCACCCTGGTGGTCTGCCGGGGCTGCTGCTGCGGCGACCCCCGCAAGAACCCCGGCACCGACCACGCGGGACAACTGGCCCGGCTGAACGAGGCCGCGGTGGCCTCCGGCGGGCGCCTGGCCGTCCGTACGAGCGACTGCCTCGGCCCATGCGCGCAGGCCAACGTGATCGTGGTCCAGCCCACCACGGAGGCCCGCCGCCGGGGCGCCCGCGCGGTCTGGTTCGGCTGGGCCCTGGACGACACCGCCACCGACGAGGTCATCGCCTGGGCCGAAGCGGGCGGCCCCGGAGTCACCCCGCTCCCGGCGACCCTCGACCTCCACCGCATCGATCCACCGGATCCGAAGCCGGCCGAGCCCGCCTCCCGCCGCGGCCGCCGCAAGCGCTGA
- a CDS encoding low temperature requirement protein A: MDTGGGVAFVLGYLVGVITHSSLYSQAHGRGVLWFALPNALSALSVTAAGLFDGAAALGLWGLALLFQFVTPAISRRAAASGPDAAAGATVEDQLGGIGAAHFVERHGLLLIIVFGESVIAVGIGVGSLPLTFGIIVGAFLTLAVGAALWWMYFVRDEGRAEHVFADCPPDRRFKLALRAYYYCFIPMLLGIAAFSAGVKKSIGHLGEQLPAGPALALAGGVACYLAGDVAFRLVLGIRPVRFRALAVVPVLATAAAGTRIGAAWQLTALVLVLVGALAAESRATGPDTGPTGAGPTDEPAGEPGAEPATGTAAGSGPGVTGS; this comes from the coding sequence CTGGACACGGGCGGCGGGGTCGCCTTCGTGCTCGGCTACCTGGTCGGCGTGATCACCCACAGCTCGCTGTACAGCCAGGCCCACGGGCGCGGGGTGTTGTGGTTCGCGCTGCCGAACGCGCTGTCCGCACTGTCGGTGACGGCCGCCGGGCTGTTCGACGGGGCGGCGGCCCTCGGGCTGTGGGGGCTGGCGCTGCTGTTCCAGTTCGTCACGCCCGCCATCTCGCGGCGGGCAGCGGCCTCCGGGCCCGACGCGGCCGCGGGGGCGACGGTGGAGGACCAGCTCGGCGGGATCGGCGCCGCGCACTTCGTGGAACGGCACGGGCTGCTGCTGATCATCGTGTTCGGTGAGTCGGTCATCGCGGTCGGCATCGGCGTGGGCTCGCTGCCGCTGACCTTCGGGATCATCGTCGGCGCGTTCCTGACACTGGCCGTCGGGGCCGCGCTGTGGTGGATGTACTTCGTACGCGACGAGGGGCGCGCCGAGCACGTCTTCGCCGACTGTCCCCCGGACCGGCGTTTCAAGCTGGCGCTGCGCGCGTACTACTACTGCTTCATCCCGATGCTGCTGGGCATCGCGGCCTTCTCGGCGGGCGTGAAGAAGAGCATCGGGCACCTGGGCGAGCAGCTGCCGGCCGGGCCCGCCCTCGCGCTCGCGGGCGGGGTCGCCTGCTATCTGGCCGGGGACGTCGCCTTCCGGCTGGTGCTGGGGATCCGGCCGGTACGGTTCCGCGCGCTCGCGGTGGTGCCCGTACTGGCCACGGCCGCGGCGGGCACGCGGATCGGCGCGGCCTGGCAGCTGACCGCGCTGGTCCTGGTGCTCGTGGGCGCGCTGGCGGCGGAATCCCGCGCCACCGGCCCGGACACGGGCCCGACCGGGGCCGGGCCCACGGACGAACCCGCGGGCGAACCCGGGGCCGAACCTGCGACGGGGACCGCCGCGGGCTCCGGCCCGGGCGTCACGGGCAGCTGA
- a CDS encoding DUF4440 domain-containing protein gives MSIFLGAFTNAGGGRPDLGAVREVFIPQGMIIKNVGAEPVIYDLDGFIEPREKILTDGTLTEFREWEVAERTEVFGSVAHRFSEYRKSGYLDGTWFEGTGHKTTQYVRTPEGWRMSAMAWDDVAP, from the coding sequence ATGAGCATCTTCCTCGGGGCGTTCACCAACGCCGGGGGCGGGCGGCCGGATCTGGGCGCCGTCCGTGAGGTGTTCATCCCGCAGGGGATGATCATCAAGAACGTCGGCGCCGAGCCCGTGATCTACGACCTCGACGGCTTCATCGAGCCGCGGGAGAAGATCCTCACCGACGGGACGCTGACGGAGTTCCGCGAATGGGAGGTCGCCGAGCGGACCGAGGTCTTCGGCTCGGTCGCGCACCGGTTCAGCGAGTACCGCAAGTCCGGGTACCTCGACGGAACGTGGTTCGAGGGCACGGGCCACAAGACCACCCAGTACGTCCGGACGCCCGAGGGCTGGCGGATGAGCGCGATGGCCTGGGACGACGTCGCCCCGTAG
- a CDS encoding beta-ketoacyl-ACP synthase III, with translation MTGSRVVALGHYQPSKVITNEDLAAMVDTNDEWIRSRVGIKTRHMAGPDEPVDELAYQAAGKALASAGLTPDDIDLVLVATSTAIDRSPNMAARVAAKLGMGSSPAVMDINVVCSGFTHALATADHAIRAGAATRALVIGADKMTEITDWTDRTTCVLTGDGAGAAVVEACEEPGIGPVLWGSVPSMGNAVRIEGSPPVFAQEGQSVYRWTTSQLPPLARKVCEKAGITPEDLAAVVLHQANLRIIEPLAAKIGAVNAVVARDVVDSGNTSAASIPMALSKLVERGEIPSGAPVLLFGFGGNLSYAGQVISCP, from the coding sequence ATGACCGGTTCACGCGTGGTGGCGCTAGGGCACTACCAACCCTCGAAGGTGATCACCAACGAGGACCTCGCCGCCATGGTGGACACCAACGACGAGTGGATCCGGTCCCGCGTCGGGATCAAGACCCGGCACATGGCCGGACCCGACGAGCCGGTCGACGAGCTGGCCTACCAGGCCGCAGGCAAGGCACTCGCGAGCGCCGGTCTGACCCCGGACGACATCGACCTCGTCCTCGTCGCCACCTCCACCGCGATCGACCGTTCCCCGAACATGGCCGCCCGCGTCGCGGCCAAGCTCGGCATGGGCTCCAGCCCCGCCGTGATGGACATCAACGTCGTCTGCTCGGGCTTCACCCACGCCCTGGCCACCGCCGACCACGCGATCCGGGCCGGCGCCGCCACCCGGGCACTGGTCATCGGAGCCGACAAGATGACCGAGATCACCGACTGGACCGACCGCACCACCTGCGTCCTGACCGGCGACGGCGCCGGCGCGGCCGTGGTCGAGGCCTGCGAGGAGCCCGGCATCGGCCCGGTCCTGTGGGGCTCCGTCCCCTCGATGGGCAACGCGGTCCGCATCGAGGGCTCGCCGCCGGTCTTCGCCCAGGAGGGCCAGTCCGTCTACCGCTGGACCACCAGCCAGCTCCCGCCGCTCGCCCGCAAGGTCTGCGAGAAGGCCGGTATCACCCCCGAGGACCTGGCCGCGGTCGTCCTCCACCAGGCGAACCTGCGGATCATCGAGCCGCTCGCCGCGAAGATCGGCGCCGTCAACGCCGTCGTCGCCCGCGATGTGGTCGACTCCGGCAACACCTCGGCCGCCTCCATCCCGATGGCCCTGTCCAAGCTGGTCGAGCGCGGCGAGATCCCCTCCGGGGCGCCCGTCCTCCTCTTCGGCTTCGGCGGAAACCTCTCCTACGCGGGCCAGGTCATCAGCTGCCCGTGA
- a CDS encoding bile acid:sodium symporter family protein, with protein MRRPHLPARLPVDPFIMGLLATVGLAALLPARGAAASVAEAASTAAVALLFFLYGARLSTREALDGMRHWRLHLTVLASTFLLFPLLGLAAHALVPGVLTPPLYSGLLFLCLVPSTIQSSIAFTSIARGNVPAAICAGSFSSLIGIFLTPLLAAGLLGNSAGGFSLDSLVKIVLQLLLPFLLGQALRSWVGGFLVRNKKVLGYVDRGSILLVVYTAFSAGMVAGIWRQVSFPRLGGLMAVEAVILAVMLTVTWYGAKRLGFTREDRIAIQFAGSKKSLAAGLPMASVLFGAQASLAVLPLMLFHQMQLMVCAVLARRRARDPQAPHDPQTPHDPQPPQDPQAAEAPQAPEQHERAAGHVAEVSHTPQHPVLQAR; from the coding sequence ATGCGCCGCCCGCACCTTCCCGCCCGGCTCCCCGTGGACCCGTTCATCATGGGTCTGCTCGCCACCGTCGGCCTCGCCGCCCTGCTGCCCGCCCGCGGCGCGGCCGCCTCCGTGGCCGAGGCCGCCTCCACCGCGGCGGTGGCCCTGCTCTTCTTCCTCTACGGCGCCCGGCTCTCCACCCGCGAGGCCCTCGACGGAATGCGCCACTGGCGGCTCCACCTCACCGTGCTCGCCTCCACCTTCCTCCTCTTCCCCCTCCTGGGCCTCGCCGCGCACGCCCTGGTCCCCGGCGTCCTCACGCCGCCGCTCTACAGCGGCCTGCTCTTCCTCTGCCTGGTGCCCTCCACCATCCAGTCCTCCATCGCCTTCACCTCGATCGCCCGCGGCAACGTCCCCGCCGCGATCTGCGCGGGCTCCTTCTCCAGCCTCATCGGCATCTTCCTGACCCCCCTCCTCGCCGCGGGCCTGCTCGGCAACAGCGCGGGCGGCTTCTCCCTCGACTCGCTGGTGAAGATCGTCCTCCAGCTGCTCCTGCCCTTCCTCCTCGGCCAGGCCCTGCGCTCCTGGGTGGGCGGCTTCCTCGTCCGCAACAAGAAGGTCCTCGGCTACGTCGACCGCGGCTCGATCCTGCTCGTCGTCTACACCGCCTTCAGCGCGGGCATGGTCGCCGGGATCTGGCGCCAGGTCAGCTTCCCGCGCCTCGGCGGGCTGATGGCGGTGGAGGCGGTCATCCTCGCCGTGATGCTGACGGTCACCTGGTACGGGGCCAAGCGCCTCGGCTTCACCCGCGAGGACCGGATCGCCATCCAGTTCGCGGGGTCGAAGAAGAGCCTGGCCGCCGGACTCCCCATGGCCAGCGTCCTGTTCGGCGCCCAGGCGAGCCTCGCCGTGCTCCCGCTCATGCTCTTCCACCAGATGCAGCTGATGGTCTGCGCGGTACTGGCCCGCCGCCGCGCGCGGGACCCGCAGGCTCCCCACGACCCGCAGACCCCTCACGACCCGCAGCCCCCCCAGGACCCGCAGGCCGCGGAAGCCCCGCAGGCCCCGGAACAGCACGAACGCGCCGCCGGGCATGTGGCGGAGGTCTCGCACACCCCCCAACACCCGGTCCTGCAGGCCCGGTAA
- a CDS encoding AMP-dependent synthetase/ligase encodes MHEITVPPVVTGSPVGGLADAVFLHAREDPGRVVLGRKSGGVWGDVTSGELASEVLGLAKGLLAQGIRFGDRVAIMSRTRYEWTLFDFALWAIGAQPVPVYPSSSAEQVHWILYDSACTACVVEDEDQAMTVGSVIERLPMLRRLWQLDAGAVDGLVQDGLQVAEDVVHRHRSAVTPDATATVIYTSGTTGRPKGCVLTHGAFMFEADTMVTRWESVFQAGPGEQPSTLLFLPLAHVFGRMVEVAAVRARVKLGHQPVLAAAELLPDLAAFRPTFVLGVPYVFEKVFAAARRKAETEGRTGPFDRAVETAVRYAEAREQKAFGVGPGPSAKLRMEHQLFEKLVYGKVREALGGRVRYAMSGGSAMSRRLGLFFDGAGVTVFEGYGLTESCAAATANPPGAVKYGTVGQPIPGGTVHIAEDGEIWLYGAHVFSGYLNDPHATEAVLRDGWLATGDLGRLDADGYLTITGRKKEILVTSNGKSVAPAALEERVRSHPLVSQCVLVGNDRPYIAALLTLDMEGVAHWLAMRGRPRLTAAELVLDPDLTAEVRRSVVAANTLVSQAESIRTFRVLAEQFTEERGLLTPSLKLKRRAIEKAYAKEVAALYQS; translated from the coding sequence TTGCACGAGATCACCGTCCCGCCGGTCGTCACGGGCTCGCCCGTCGGCGGCCTGGCCGACGCCGTCTTCCTGCACGCACGCGAGGACCCCGGCCGGGTCGTGCTCGGCCGCAAGTCGGGCGGGGTCTGGGGGGACGTGACCTCGGGCGAGCTGGCCTCCGAGGTGCTCGGGCTCGCCAAGGGGCTGCTGGCGCAGGGCATCCGCTTCGGGGACCGGGTCGCGATCATGTCCCGTACCCGGTACGAGTGGACGCTCTTCGACTTCGCCCTGTGGGCGATCGGCGCCCAGCCGGTCCCCGTCTACCCCTCGTCCTCCGCCGAGCAGGTGCACTGGATCCTCTACGACTCCGCGTGCACGGCCTGTGTGGTGGAGGACGAGGACCAGGCCATGACCGTCGGGTCGGTGATCGAGCGGCTGCCGATGCTGCGCCGGCTGTGGCAGCTGGACGCGGGCGCCGTGGACGGGCTCGTCCAGGACGGACTGCAGGTCGCCGAGGACGTCGTGCACCGCCACCGGAGCGCCGTGACGCCCGACGCGACGGCCACCGTCATCTACACCTCGGGGACCACCGGACGCCCCAAGGGCTGCGTGCTGACCCACGGCGCCTTCATGTTCGAGGCCGACACGATGGTGACCCGCTGGGAGTCCGTCTTCCAGGCCGGGCCCGGCGAGCAGCCGTCCACCCTGCTGTTCCTGCCGCTCGCCCACGTCTTCGGGCGGATGGTGGAGGTGGCGGCCGTCCGCGCCCGGGTGAAGCTCGGGCACCAGCCGGTGCTGGCGGCGGCCGAACTGCTGCCGGACCTCGCCGCGTTCCGGCCGACGTTCGTGCTCGGGGTGCCGTACGTCTTCGAGAAGGTCTTCGCCGCCGCCCGCCGCAAGGCCGAGACCGAGGGCCGGACGGGGCCCTTCGACCGGGCGGTGGAAACGGCCGTACGGTACGCGGAGGCCCGCGAGCAGAAGGCGTTCGGCGTGGGACCCGGGCCCTCGGCGAAACTGCGCATGGAGCACCAGCTCTTCGAGAAGCTGGTGTACGGGAAGGTCCGCGAGGCGCTGGGCGGCCGGGTGCGGTACGCCATGTCGGGCGGCTCCGCGATGTCGCGCCGGCTGGGGCTGTTCTTCGACGGCGCCGGGGTGACGGTCTTCGAGGGTTACGGGCTCACCGAGTCCTGCGCGGCGGCCACCGCGAACCCGCCCGGGGCCGTCAAGTACGGCACCGTCGGGCAGCCGATCCCCGGCGGTACGGTGCACATCGCCGAGGACGGGGAGATCTGGCTGTACGGCGCCCACGTCTTCTCCGGGTACCTGAACGACCCGCACGCCACGGAGGCCGTCCTGCGGGACGGCTGGCTGGCGACGGGGGACCTGGGGCGTCTCGACGCGGACGGGTACCTCACGATCACGGGGCGCAAGAAGGAGATCCTGGTGACCTCCAACGGCAAGAGCGTGGCCCCGGCCGCCCTGGAGGAGCGGGTCCGCTCGCACCCACTGGTCTCCCAGTGCGTCCTGGTGGGCAACGACCGGCCGTACATCGCGGCCCTGCTCACCCTGGACATGGAGGGGGTCGCGCACTGGCTGGCGATGCGCGGCCGCCCCCGGCTGACGGCGGCGGAGCTGGTGCTCGACCCCGATCTGACGGCGGAGGTGCGCCGGTCGGTGGTGGCGGCCAACACCCTGGTCTCCCAGGCCGAGTCGATCCGCACGTTCCGCGTCCTGGCCGAGCAGTTCACCGAGGAACGGGGGCTGCTCACGCCCTCGCTGAAGCTGAAGCGGCGGGCCATAGAGAAGGCCTACGCCAAGGAGGTGGCGGCCCTCTACCAGTCCTGA